The following is a genomic window from Salvia miltiorrhiza cultivar Shanhuang (shh) unplaced genomic scaffold, IMPLAD_Smil_shh fragScaff_scaffold_9:::fragment_2:::debris, whole genome shotgun sequence.
GGCGGGCGTTGGAAAGACAACTCTTGCCAAACATATATTTGAAGATCCATCAATTCAGAGGCattttgagtttcgagcatgGATCAAAGTGGGCAGAAAATGCGAGTTCAATGAACTATTACGGTGCCTTCTAGCTCAAGTGGATCCCAACGCTTATGAAATGCTTGCCCAAGGAGATGATGACGAGGAGGAGTTAATTGGATTCCTCAAAAAGAGATTGAAAGACAAGAATTGTCTGATCgtgttggatgatgtttgggagGTACAAGCAATAAATCGCTTACGAGTATTGGTGGTAGAGAATATTTGTGGAAGTATTCGAGTCTTACTTACAAGTAGAAGAAATATAGTAACTATAATGAGTGGGTGTGAAAGATTGGACTTGTTGAATCTAAAAGAAAGTATGGAATTACTTGGTATGAAGGTGTTTGGTGAAGAGGGTTTTCCTCTTCAACTTGAGAAGCTGGGAGAGAAGATTGCCATAAAATGTGAAGGGCTTCCTCTTATGATAGTCACAGTTGCAGAGCTCCTATCGAAAGCGGACAAGACCCCAGAATACTGGACTGAGGTACTCAAACAACGTAGTTCAGTCTTCTTGGATGCATACAATCAAATATTAGAGGTACTTTTCCCAAGCTATGACTACTTACCCCAACATTTGAAAATGCTTTTTCTCTATATGGGAGCTTTCCCTCCATATATTGATATGATCAATCCACGCATGCTCAACGATCTGTTGACTGCAGAGGGGTTTTTTGAATCGATTGGAGAagaaaattttgaagattttttctaTACAAGCTTGAAAGATCTTTCTATGCAGCATCATCTTGTTCTCAAAACAACAAATTCTTCAACATATCGCATGCTTTCCTGCTGGCAGCACTTGTGTAAGGTAGAAGCTAGTAGGATCAAGTTTTTGCATGTCTTACAAAGTTGTGATGATGTTATAAAAGACCAACGCCGCTTGTGTGCCCATTGGAATAATTTATTTGGTTTCAAACAAGTGTATGACTTGATAAAAAGTGATTGTGCACCCACTGCCCGATCTCTCCTTTGTCATGGTCCTTATCACCAATATCCGATCCCAATACATGCCATGGGTTTCAAGTTGCTCAGGGTACTATATGCTCTTAATGTTAGATTTTACCATATCCCAATTGAAATTCTGAAACTAGTTTGTCTGCGGTACCTTGCCCTAAATTACAACGGGGAGCTCCCTCCTTCCATATCCAACCTTTTTCACCTTCAATTTTTGATTATCCAAAGATATATGAGCATTAAAAAGCGTGGAGTTCAGATATATGTTCCTGTGCAAATTTGGGACATGCAAGAACTAGAGTGTATTGGTGTATGGGGAAGGGACCTACCAACCCCTAATACCGATGATGCTACCTTGAACAAACTCACCACACTTCTTGGTGTGAGTGCAAACAGTTGTACAAGGGAAGTTCTCAAAAGAATTCCTAATTTAAAGCATTTAGAAATTGAAGCGGAGTTGAAGCCTTatgataatgatgatgatgaaaccAACCCATTGAGTTGCTTGAGTTATATATCACAACTCCAGAATTTGGTCGCACTTAGATATAGCATAAAGAATCCCGAGATAAAGCATGAGTTTAAGACTATTCCTCTTTCAATGTTCCCATCAAGTCTCACAATGTTAAATTTGAGTGGGTTGGGGTATCCTTGGAAGTACATGAATGACATTGGTTCGCTGCTGCCAAATCTCGAGTTTCTCACATTAGAATCCTATGCCTTTCGAGGCCCGGAGTGGGAAATAGAATCGGGGAGTTTCTTGAAACTTATTCAACTTGAAATTGAAGACACCGATTTGGTGCAATGGAGACCTCAACGCGGAAGCTTCCCAGTGCTCTGCGAATTAATCATGAAGCATTGCTACAAACTACAACAATTCGATTGGCCGTACGATCATTCTTGGATCAATCGTATTGTATTAGTTGATTGCAATCCTTCAGCTGTGGCTTGTGCCAATCAATTAAGAGACAAGTTTTCCTTTGAACTTATGGTCGAGTCTTCTTTTTGACCTAACTGGTTAGTCTTCTGAATTTTGCAATATCACATCTTAATGTTTATGTTATAGTCACAATGTTTGAGATTGTCCATCTATCACTTTTCAGGCTTATGAGATAGAAGAAGGGGTCAAGCTGCATTATCccataattttcaattgttGTATTACTACATTGTCGTATGAATTTAAGGATTGTGACTTGTATTGGATTGTCGTATCAATTTAAGGATTGTAATTTTTCTGTGCATGATTTCACTTTGTTTTGATATTGTGCGTAATCAGTTGATGTGTTTTGTAATAGCTTAAAAGTTTAAGGTTCTGGCAATATACTAATTAATTTTTGGCTTGATATGAATTGGTGAGGGAAAATTTGTTGAGATGTCCAAATTAACAATCTAAGAGCAATTTTAATTCACATAATAATGTAATtgcatttaatttaatattgtaaTTTACAAAGTATAATAATCGGGTaacttgattttaaattgaatcaTCGTCAGTTCTCTTTTCGGAATAAAGAAATACTATagattaattgaaataattaatatcACTAAACATAAAGAATCACACATGCATGCAAACATAAATAAAGTATAAAGAATAAACTAGTTTGTagcccgtcgaatttcgacggaattaattattatataaaaattttattattctctttaatataaaaaaagtgaataaaagataaattttttactaaataaaaaaaaagatctcAAGATAAGTGGAGCGTCCAAAATGGAAACAGTCGCAAGATAGGTGGGACGGagtgaataattttaaatataaatttgataattatacAATCTGCAGATTATGAACTTCGTTTATATACTCGTATTCgttttaaacttaattaaaaataattttactactCATTCTCATTctaaattcataataataatatccgCTAATGACCCGAATAtgcttaaatttattaaatatctaaataatcaaatataaattgttatgataattaattatctatCTTAACAAAaactcataacatttcaaaataaacattaacgataaataataaaagattaataAATAGAGAATTATTTAGAATCACAATTAGTGAAGTCTtctgcaaaaaataaatttggatTCCTGAACATCTATATGTGTGTGTTAACAATAAAGAGtatgaataataaaaactatACAATTAACAATCAATATATGTCTGTTTCTGGACATTACAAAGTatacatttataataaatatcataaattataaaatattaaaaattaatttataataaatgtaGAAATTATACATTATGCGAAATCtttttagaatttatatacCAATCATGTCGCAAAcccaattcaaaaaaaaatttactaccAATTTTTGTCAAAACACGTATAGTAATATCCGTTAATTATTCTCAAACTCGTTTAAGTttataaatatctaaaaagtcaaatataagttgttacaataatttattatctgtcttattgaaaatcaaaagattacaaagtaaatattaataatacctagtataaataataaaagtgtCTGATACCTTTCTTTACAATTAATAACCCTACAATTTAAAAGTGGTCGGTACATTTCTCTACTAAACACACTATCAACTAAATATTTCTTTAAACTTGTATCattcaatttcataaattaggaaattatacAATTTAAGAAGTATGTTTAAAATTTATAGACTCGTACTAATCTCATatcttattaaaaataattttattgcttGTCCTCTTCCCATACTCGTATAGTGATATCCGCTTATTAcctaatttaaataatgaaatataaatttttacaataattgattattcatttgaagaaaattttgacattacaaaataaatattaataaattgtttaaataaCACACAAAATTAAAATGGATAAAATACGTTCTTTGTCATTTTCTAGGAAACCCATTGTGTATCATGCTTCCTTATAATTGTCTTTCAGGTCGTCGTTCACCTTTCTAAAATCATTGTAACACTTTGTGCCTCTGACGTGATTCAATACCATCTTAAGTTGATACATTTTCTTATTTAACGAAGGAATATGAAAAGTGCTTTTTATGGCAAAATCTTTTTCTCGATTTACCTATTTAACTAcgttaatttaaaattgatctattttttaattgctATTGTAATCACAATTGTAAAATCGAAAAGCTAATACAACGATTTAAAataacaattgaaaattttaattaagaaatttttgttgttaattatgataacaatcatttaattatatttctCATATcaatgtatatataaatattatatagatcTTTTAATGGATCGAATTTAATTCAAGGTGAAAATTGAATTTTGGTGGTAATTTAggaaaatttattttcttatgacagagtagttaattaatttgaatgagtgtgaataaaaaaatttaatattttggagGACAAATTATTTAGCAGATGTTTATGAATAATGGCTACATGAAAGATAAGCTAGTCTgttttatatttcaaataatgATCTATTAGGTATTAAAAGAAACATACAATCATTATTGAAAGAATCACACTTGATATATATGATTCGATTTTTATGCGAAATACGTAAaattggtctctctctctctatatatatatatataatgtttatttagatattttaatggATGGAGTTTGATTAGAGGTGGAGACTTATTAgagatttagaaaaaaataaaaatagattttttaatGGATGGAgtttataatgtaaaaattgattagaaatctataaataaataagaatgaatgagaattgaggaaaattagaatggagtgattatacgatgccacgtaggatatgatttattttgctataatgtaaaaaaaaaattgattgattagaaatatataaataaataagaatgaatgagaattgaggaaaattagaatagagtgattctattacgccacataggatagagcttattttacttatatatatatatagatatagactaGATCTCACAAAATAATCTTGCTGGTGCTTTCTTAATTATtgcccaaaaataaattaacaagaactcataataaaataaaacaagaaaaaaaaatgaagaacaatgaaaaaaaaagtaactaaaaaaacaatgaaaaaagaagaagaagaagaagaagaacttgTAGTAGGAACGGCGTCGCGATCGGGTGGTTATGAAGCTGATGAATATATAAAGCCTAAAATTCTCAAGTTGCCTCAAAAAACCTTCACCAAATGGAGATGCCCCTCCAAGAGTAAGTCCAATTCCATTTCTTGTCATTCTATAAATACTTGTCAATATATGTGCGATTTCATGTATCTACTGTGTGCTTGATCATTCATATATTATCTTTAATGTCAAAGCATCTGTCTCGATCAATACAATTTAAAAACAATAGTATATGGCGTTGAAGAGCTGATCACTTTGTGGAGAGGCTTAACCACTCTCATTTAACAATTCTACCTTCAAAATCCTTATCCTTCCACCGCCTACCGCCGTTGACAACTCCTCCTGCTTCAGACCTTCTAcctgaaagatattatggactagattaggatatatttgatatattctaatactaagtaagacagttcaagtgtgaattccttagtcgtaattgttgactcaagtgtgaattccttagtcgtaattgttgactaaggaagacaagacaatttagaattgtcttcttcgcttataaataagggagcttggtcttacgaaccgaatatgaaaatatacgaaaacattagaAGCTTTTGCTTGTGAAACACCTAGAGAGTACTATGGTTTCAATCGGAGATTAATTTCCTAGCTGTCGAAGATTGAAACATGCActgggaattgttcctgcatcgaatcgacatacacgtggatacctctAGTGGTGGATTCAATTCGCAGGAATCGAGATGCACGTTTACTACACAACGagtaagttaattttattgttgtgtacgtttgtaatctctacacatgaatcaattgtaaatctagatctaat
Proteins encoded in this region:
- the LOC131003210 gene encoding putative late blight resistance protein homolog R1A-10, which encodes MVGLSDEFEKARDDLLKGKNYSIIGMAGVGKTTLAKHIFEDPSIQRHFEFRAWIKVGRKCEFNELLRCLLAQVDPNAYEMLAQGDDDEEELIGFLKKRLKDKNCLIVLDDVWEVQAINRLRVLVVENICGSIRVLLTSRRNIVTIMSGCERLDLLNLKESMELLGMKVFGEEGFPLQLEKLGEKIAIKCEGLPLMIVTVAELLSKADKTPEYWTEVLKQRSSVFLDAYNQILEVLFPSYDYLPQHLKMLFLYMGAFPPYIDMINPRMLNDLLTAEGFFESIGEENFEDFFYTSLKDLSMQHHLVLKTTNSSTYRMLSCWQHLCKVEASRIKFLHVLQSCDDVIKDQRRLCAHWNNLFGFKQVYDLIKSDCAPTARSLLCHGPYHQYPIPIHAMGFKLLRVLYALNVRFYHIPIEILKLVCLRYLALNYNGELPPSISNLFHLQFLIIQRYMSIKKRGVQIYVPVQIWDMQELECIGVWGRDLPTPNTDDATLNKLTTLLGVSANSCTREVLKRIPNLKHLEIEAELKPYDNDDDETNPLSCLSYISQLQNLVALRYSIKNPEIKHEFKTIPLSMFPSSLTMLNLSGLGYPWKYMNDIGSLLPNLEFLTLESYAFRGPEWEIESGSFLKLIQLEIEDTDLVQWRPQRGSFPVLCELIMKHCYKLQQFDWPYDHSWINRIVLVDCNPSAVACANQLRDKFSFELMVESSF